A section of the Haloferax sp. Atlit-12N genome encodes:
- a CDS encoding SGNH/GDSL hydrolase family protein, with protein sequence MQHDDIQHDDIQFHNVRALQRVRPREGLRLLRVPEAVRSGLNTGAQTRMSHPAGTEIRFVPEEGTVRITLSSEERDSLVRPFWGDFQAAGEEFTLGPEPKTVELSPPESLSDLDPDATGEMRYAPEVCRLVFPGDHRGGHIYYHDVEGARRPPTADEVPSLRYLAYGTSITEGEDPSAEMLTYVNQTARRLGADPINLGSCGTAYCDPAMAEHIAARDDWDVATLSLSVNMVGRFSPDEFRERAADMVETVAAANPTKPVACITLFPHVREYKRDHEEATLSETFRQHLRDVVDECGYDNVHLVEGPDLLPTASGMTTDLVHPGDDAMIRIGERLARELESLMDD encoded by the coding sequence ATGCAGCACGACGATATCCAGCACGACGACATTCAGTTCCACAACGTCAGGGCGCTCCAGCGGGTTCGACCCCGCGAGGGACTTCGATTGCTCCGCGTTCCGGAGGCGGTCAGGAGCGGCCTGAACACCGGCGCGCAGACGCGGATGTCTCACCCGGCGGGGACCGAGATACGGTTCGTCCCAGAGGAGGGGACGGTCCGTATCACGCTCTCCTCCGAGGAGCGCGACAGCCTCGTCCGGCCGTTCTGGGGGGACTTTCAGGCGGCGGGCGAGGAGTTCACGCTCGGGCCGGAACCGAAGACAGTCGAACTGTCTCCCCCGGAATCGCTTTCCGACCTCGACCCCGACGCCACCGGCGAGATGCGCTACGCGCCCGAGGTGTGCCGGCTCGTCTTCCCCGGCGACCACCGCGGCGGCCACATCTACTACCACGACGTCGAGGGCGCGCGGCGGCCGCCGACCGCAGACGAGGTGCCAAGCCTCCGATACCTCGCGTACGGCACGTCGATTACCGAGGGTGAGGACCCGTCGGCGGAGATGCTCACGTACGTCAACCAGACGGCCCGGAGACTCGGAGCGGACCCGATAAACCTCGGCTCCTGCGGGACCGCCTATTGTGACCCTGCGATGGCCGAGCACATCGCCGCCCGCGACGACTGGGACGTGGCGACGCTCTCGCTGTCGGTGAACATGGTCGGTCGGTTCTCGCCCGACGAGTTCCGCGAACGGGCCGCGGACATGGTCGAGACCGTCGCCGCGGCGAACCCGACGAAACCCGTCGCCTGCATCACACTGTTCCCGCACGTGCGCGAGTACAAGCGCGACCACGAGGAAGCGACGCTCTCCGAGACGTTCCGCCAGCACCTTCGTGACGTGGTCGACGAGTGCGGCTACGACAACGTCCACCTCGTGGAGGGCCCCGACCTCCTGCCGACCGCCAGCGGGATGACGACCGACCTCGTCCACCCCGGCGACGACGCGATGATTCGCATCGGGGAGCGCCTCGCGCGCGAGCTCGAATCTCTCATGGACGATTAA
- a CDS encoding dihydrodipicolinate synthase family protein, translated as MPLADDRVRSRLRGVAVGLLTPFDDDLEIEHDKLEANAKSLSGDGISSFLAAANISEYHSLSQQERVDVTETSVEALPDSACVLAGVGGSTKAATDLMEAYDRIGVDAMMVMPPDHTYVHERGLLRYYEKLDAATDTPLVPYVRGFDPSVSFLRDLSRIDGVVGVKYAIEDPVKLGSAVAVADDDVVWVDGLAEPYAVSFWNEGIEGFSAGVSNFRPEIGLSLFEALTEENWEHAREIRDLTLPFQDFRGETGEDNDLPGAISVSAVKKGLELAGLHGGNVREPIRPLSAGDERRAEELYEELDDGIARVID; from the coding sequence ATGCCACTCGCAGACGACCGTGTACGTAGTCGTCTCCGTGGCGTCGCCGTCGGCTTGCTCACGCCGTTCGACGACGACCTGGAGATAGAACACGACAAACTCGAAGCCAACGCGAAGTCGCTTTCCGGCGACGGTATCTCGTCGTTCCTCGCGGCCGCGAACATCAGCGAATACCACTCCCTGTCCCAACAGGAGCGCGTCGACGTGACGGAGACGAGCGTCGAAGCCCTCCCCGACAGCGCCTGCGTCCTCGCCGGCGTCGGCGGGTCGACGAAGGCCGCGACCGACCTGATGGAAGCCTACGACCGCATCGGCGTGGACGCGATGATGGTCATGCCGCCGGACCACACCTACGTCCACGAGCGCGGACTGCTCCGCTACTACGAGAAACTCGACGCCGCGACCGACACGCCGCTCGTTCCCTACGTCCGCGGCTTCGATCCCTCGGTCTCCTTCCTCCGCGACCTCTCGCGCATCGACGGCGTCGTCGGCGTCAAGTACGCCATCGAGGACCCGGTCAAACTCGGCTCCGCCGTCGCCGTCGCGGACGACGACGTGGTCTGGGTGGACGGCCTCGCGGAACCGTACGCCGTCTCGTTCTGGAACGAGGGTATCGAGGGCTTCTCGGCCGGCGTCAGTAACTTCCGCCCGGAAATCGGCCTCTCGCTGTTCGAGGCGCTCACCGAGGAGAACTGGGAGCACGCCCGCGAGATTCGCGACCTGACGCTTCCCTTCCAAGACTTCCGCGGCGAGACGGGCGAGGACAACGACCTTCCCGGCGCGATAAGCGTCTCCGCGGTGAAGAAAGGCCTCGAACTGGCCGGCCTGCACGGGGGGAACGTCCGCGAGCCGATCCGCCCGCTGTCGGCCGGCGACGAGCGCCGCGCCGAGGAACTGTACGAGGAACTCGACGACGGCATCGCCCGCGTCATCGACTGA
- a CDS encoding NAD(P)-dependent oxidoreductase yields MDVLMTGVYGRCGTAVIDHLHDDDDYDFTYFNRSDRPDDHPYGGYDTVVGDVSDYDALNDAAEGQDAMIHMAAYPYTDGTWEDIFEPNIIGMYNALEVARENEIESFVFLSTNHVMGGYEDEFSPEIYEPGHGLVIGHDDPVRPDSFYGASKAYGEDMGRYYVENYEYPKQFYALRVCSVRMPEYDHPYGDAEQAVENGEFERGSAEYEETVGRMKAMWQSRRDFAHEIDCCLQDDDVEFGIFSGVSDNQRRWYDLEHARSQIGYHPQDDGEEWDSPPE; encoded by the coding sequence ATGGACGTCTTGATGACCGGCGTCTATGGCCGGTGCGGCACCGCAGTCATAGACCACCTGCACGACGACGACGACTACGACTTCACGTACTTCAACCGCTCTGACCGCCCCGACGACCACCCCTACGGTGGCTACGACACCGTCGTCGGTGACGTGTCCGACTACGACGCGCTCAACGACGCTGCGGAGGGACAGGACGCCATGATCCACATGGCGGCGTACCCCTACACCGACGGCACGTGGGAGGACATCTTCGAGCCCAACATCATCGGGATGTACAACGCGCTCGAAGTCGCCCGCGAAAACGAAATCGAATCGTTCGTCTTCCTCTCGACCAACCACGTCATGGGCGGCTACGAGGACGAGTTCTCCCCCGAGATTTACGAACCGGGCCACGGACTCGTCATCGGCCACGACGACCCCGTCCGCCCCGACTCGTTCTACGGCGCGTCGAAGGCCTACGGCGAGGACATGGGCCGGTACTACGTCGAGAACTACGAATACCCCAAGCAGTTCTACGCCCTCCGGGTGTGCAGCGTCCGGATGCCCGAGTACGACCACCCGTACGGCGACGCCGAGCAGGCCGTCGAGAACGGCGAGTTCGAGCGCGGGAGCGCCGAGTATGAAGAGACCGTCGGGCGCATGAAGGCGATGTGGCAGTCCCGCCGCGACTTCGCCCACGAAATCGACTGCTGTCTGCAGGACGACGACGTCGAGTTCGGCATCTTCAGCGGCGTGAGCGACAACCAGCGCCGGTGGTACGACCTCGAACACGCCCGCTCGCAGATCGGTTACCACCCGCAGGACGACGGCGAGGAGTGGGACAGCCCGCCGGAGTAA
- a CDS encoding right-handed parallel beta-helix repeat-containing protein, with amino-acid sequence MKDTPTVNDSNRVSLTRRTALALLGGTGVAALSGTAAAQSDDEREDDGEEDRGNGRGNDGKPWNRDVDANGNSLYNLASLDVDRVYTSARDADVIVWKDDDGTFHADGADGEVASGDGVVPVAQAAIDSLTEGRTWNEKVLIASPGEITGEDGSLELPSYTTLDAPTTLSIPDGESVPPVVRAVGAEHIEVESLVVEGPAAMGVRLTSCSNVRLGDIRITGVTSDGIRIDGRGDAPRSTDIQMGQIYIEGNGHHGVETYGVDRIQIEQVVGNDPASCVVLLNDTVDATVNSVVGLEPGGPAGYATFRVANGAHDVTVGEVVSRGGNRGVFGVSECYDITIGHVNIEGAEDQGILIQNCRDFTVQGGVVKNTNGDGVRIDSRNDGEQLPAEGISISNLRVYDDRDEPKQTWGILETGPACNHNRIVNNDVRSGGTTRNIGIFSNTTVVRDNVGGGFADGEVTLSAGESPAARVEGVSEFPDVTIPGSVDEPEDFEASALSVRAKPATTGSSETYAWESYVEWNGSTGSWDLVFEWRTDPGVDVTLDYVVDKTR; translated from the coding sequence ATGAAAGACACACCCACAGTCAACGATTCGAACCGAGTCTCGCTCACCAGACGAACCGCGCTCGCGCTCCTCGGGGGCACCGGCGTCGCGGCGCTGTCCGGCACCGCGGCCGCCCAGTCCGACGACGAACGCGAGGACGACGGCGAAGAGGACCGCGGGAACGGCCGCGGAAACGACGGAAAGCCGTGGAATCGAGACGTCGATGCGAATGGCAACAGTCTGTATAACCTCGCGTCGCTCGACGTGGACCGCGTCTACACCTCGGCGCGCGACGCCGACGTCATCGTCTGGAAGGACGACGACGGGACGTTCCACGCGGACGGCGCGGACGGCGAAGTCGCGTCGGGCGACGGCGTCGTACCGGTCGCGCAGGCGGCCATCGACAGCCTCACCGAGGGGCGGACGTGGAACGAGAAGGTGCTCATCGCCTCGCCCGGCGAGATTACGGGCGAGGACGGCAGCCTCGAACTCCCGAGCTACACGACCCTCGACGCGCCAACCACGCTCTCGATTCCCGACGGGGAGTCGGTGCCACCGGTCGTTCGGGCCGTCGGCGCGGAACACATCGAAGTGGAATCCCTCGTCGTCGAGGGGCCCGCGGCGATGGGTGTCCGACTCACCAGTTGTTCGAACGTCCGCCTCGGCGACATCCGTATCACAGGCGTGACCAGCGACGGCATCCGTATCGACGGCCGGGGCGACGCGCCCCGATCGACCGACATCCAGATGGGGCAGATATACATCGAGGGGAACGGCCACCACGGCGTCGAGACCTACGGGGTCGACCGCATCCAAATCGAGCAGGTCGTCGGCAACGACCCCGCAAGCTGCGTCGTCCTCCTCAACGACACCGTCGACGCGACGGTGAACAGCGTCGTCGGCCTCGAACCGGGCGGTCCCGCGGGCTACGCGACGTTCCGCGTCGCCAACGGCGCGCACGACGTGACAGTCGGCGAAGTCGTCAGCCGCGGCGGCAACCGAGGCGTCTTCGGCGTCTCCGAGTGTTACGACATCACCATCGGCCACGTCAACATCGAGGGCGCGGAGGACCAGGGCATTCTCATCCAGAACTGCCGGGACTTCACCGTGCAGGGCGGCGTCGTCAAGAACACGAACGGCGACGGCGTCCGCATCGACTCGCGGAACGACGGGGAACAGCTTCCCGCGGAAGGCATCTCGATTAGCAATCTCCGCGTCTACGACGACCGCGACGAGCCGAAACAGACGTGGGGCATCCTCGAAACCGGGCCGGCGTGCAACCACAACCGCATCGTCAACAACGACGTACGGAGCGGCGGGACGACCCGGAACATCGGGATTTTCTCGAACACGACGGTCGTGCGGGACAACGTCGGCGGCGGCTTCGCCGACGGCGAGGTGACGCTGTCGGCCGGCGAATCGCCCGCGGCCCGCGTCGAGGGCGTCAGCGAGTTCCCCGACGTGACCATCCCGGGGAGCGTCGACGAACCGGAAGACTTCGAGGCGTCGGCACTGTCGGTCCGCGCGAAGCCCGCGACGACGGGGTCGTCGGAGACGTACGCGTGGGAGAGCTACGTGGAGTGGAACGGCTCCACCGGGAGTTGGGACCTCGTCTTCGAGTGGCGTACCGACCCCGGCGTCGACGTGACGCTCGACTACGTCGTGGACAAGACGCGCTGA
- a CDS encoding universal stress protein has protein sequence MDRGLVLIENTDLHADLLREAREHALGADADLVLLVTLTEDEFEETQEVLDTIGDVEHTSYTEQDAFKGAMNDAEEVAREVFGTDDEVSYEIVPRIASEKERAETVIEVAEEEGADHVFILGRNRSPTGKALFGDLAQFVILNFDGYVTLHTE, from the coding sequence ATGGACAGAGGATTAGTACTCATCGAGAACACTGACTTACACGCGGACCTCCTCCGGGAGGCCAGAGAACACGCACTCGGCGCGGACGCCGACCTCGTCCTCCTCGTCACGCTCACCGAAGACGAGTTCGAGGAGACCCAGGAGGTCCTCGACACCATCGGCGACGTCGAGCACACGTCATACACGGAACAGGACGCGTTCAAGGGTGCGATGAACGACGCCGAGGAAGTCGCCCGAGAGGTCTTCGGGACCGACGACGAGGTGTCCTACGAAATCGTCCCGCGAATAGCGAGTGAGAAAGAGCGCGCCGAGACGGTCATCGAAGTCGCAGAAGAGGAGGGCGCGGACCACGTGTTCATCCTCGGCCGGAACCGCTCGCCGACCGGGAAGGCGCTGTTCGGCGACCTCGCGCAGTTCGTGATTCTCAACTTCGACGGCTACGTGACGCTTCACACCGAGTGA